The following are encoded in a window of Cucurbita pepo subsp. pepo cultivar mu-cu-16 chromosome LG12, ASM280686v2, whole genome shotgun sequence genomic DNA:
- the LOC111806888 gene encoding uncharacterized protein LOC111806888, with amino-acid sequence MINDQAHPSGLVIAHTEAIRSFLTSASIDSRISEELRQLASNLASQDNVPYKPLRAIWFATESSTRPDLLRLLNGSEFVFTSPKPREKSEELKARLKKLADVAERKAYQELVKDIAPKKPVDEPFSSYKDQLGFGLHVVLIMFTGYLVGYALFRALFRHDPIMSAAGGILGLVFGMLVETLLFIIRASSYDNRSSSSSRSKLKKNQ; translated from the exons ATGATTAACGACCAGGCGCATCCGTCTGGTCTTGTCATAGCTCACACCGAAGCTATTCGCTCATTTCTGACCTCGGCGTCCATAGACTCACGAATTTCTGAGGAACTCCGGCAGCTTGCTTCAAATCTCGCTTCACAAGACAATGTTCCGTATAAGCCGCTGAGAGCTATCTGGTTTGCTACGGAATCGTCCACCCGGCCGGATTTGCTCCGTCTTTTGAATGGATCGGAGTTCGTCTTTACAAGCCCTAAACCAAGGGAGAAG AGTGAGGAGTTAAAGGCTAGACTGAAGAAGCTTGCGGATGTAGCAGAGAGGAAGGCCTATCAGGAACTAGTGAAGGATATTGCACCTAAGAAACCAGTTGATGAGCCTTTCTCTTCCTACAAGGATCAGCTGGGGTTCG GTTTACACGTCGTGTTGATAATGTTTACGGGCTATCTTGTTGGATATGCTTTATTCCGAGCATTGTTTAGGCACGATCCGATCATG AGTGCTGCTGGAGGTATCCTTGGATTGGTTTTCGGCATGCTCGTAGAAACACTTCTTTTCATTATTCGAGCATCCAGTTACGATAATCGATCTTCATCGTCTTCCCGTTCTAAGCTAAAGAAGAATCAGTAG
- the LOC111807332 gene encoding transcription factor EGL1-like isoform X2, translating to MACEPGFLRKQLAVAVKSIQWSYAIFWSPSIRQHGVLEWCDGYYNGDIKTRKTVQAEDVHVDIMGLHRSEQLRELYKSLLDGENEQRSKKPPASLSPEDLSDAEWYYLVCMSFFFNQGQGLPGRALADDRTIWLCNAQYAESSVFSRSLLAKSASIQTVVCFPYLGGVIELGVTEQVSEDPSLLQHVKDFLLKFSKPICSKKSSSSAYKDDNGKEPMVAKSDNEIVEVLAMENVHGLTAAKFDRKAVNGIQRKNDEFGIDSLDRFSNGCERFHQMVDPLRLEGVEGGASCFRSLQFLDDDFSYGFQDSMNPSDCISEALVNNPEKVSSKGTNDLSLKELQNSNRTKSVSLDPRTDEDLHYKRTIFTILGSSTQLAGSPLLHSFSSRSSFMPWKKGMAEINTAPVQQKMLKKILFTVPLLSAGCSLNRLNDGERSILKQGNDDFCTKDVVHDKLRENEKFMALKSMLPSLNEINKVSILNDTIKYLKMLEARVQELETCMDSLYYEERFRRKYLDMVEQTSDNYDYDKIEGTLKPSTNKRKACEMDETDLKLKNNIPKDGLKLDVKVTMNEQEVLVDMHCPYREYILVDVMDTLNDLQLDAHSVQSSDRNGVFSLTLKSKFRGMVAASVGMVKLALLKVANKS from the exons ATGGCTTG CGAACCTGGGTTTCTCCGAAAGCAGCTCGCTGTCGCTGTGAAGAGCATCCAATGGAGCTATGCGATCTTCTGGTCACCGTCGATTAGGCAACATGG GGTACTGGAATGGTGTGATGGCTACTACAATGGAGACATCAAGACGAGGAAGACGGTTCAAGCTGAAGATGTTCATGTCGATATTATGGGCTTACATCGAAGTGAACAATTGAGAGAGCTCTACAAGTCTCTCTTAGACGGTGAAAACGAGCAACGATCGAAAAAGCCTCCCGCCTCTTTGTCTCCTGAAGATCTATCTGATGCTGAATGGTATTACTTGGTTTGCATGtcctttttcttcaatcaaGGCCAAGG TTTGCCTGGAAGAGCGTTAGCTGATGATCGAACTATCTGGTTATGCAATGCTCAATATGCAGAGAGTAGCGTATTCTCCCGCTCCTTGCTTGCGAAG AGTGCATCGATTCAG ACTGTGGTGTGCTTTCCTTACCTTGGCGGCGTTATTGAACTAGGTGTAACCGAGCAG GTTTCGGAGGATCCTAGTCTTCTTCAACATGTCAAAGATTTTTTACTGAAGTTCTCGAAGCCGATATGCTCTAAGAAATCGTCTTCCTCTGCTTATAAAGATGATAATGGTAAAGAACCAATGGTTGCCAAATCTGACAATGAGATTGTTGAAGTTTTGGCTATGGAGAACGTCCACGGTTTGACAGCTGCGAAATTCGACAGGAAGGCAGTAAATGGGATTCAAAGGAAAAACGATGAGTTCGGTATTGATTCTCTTGATCGTTTTTCGAATGGTTGTGAACGATTTCACCAAATGGTCGATCCTTTAAGACTTGAAGGTGTCGAGGGAGGGGCTTCGTGTTTTCGGAGTTTGCAGTTTCTTGATGACGACTTCAGTTACGGTTTTCAAGATTCCATGAATCCTAGTGACTGTATTTCTGAAGCTTTGGTAAATAATCCGGAGAAAGTCTCATCGAAAGGCACGAACGATTTATCTTTGAAAGAGCTTCAAAACTCGAACCGAACTAAATCAGTTTCCTTAGATCCTAGAACTGATGAAGACCTGCACTACAAGAGAACTATCTTCACCATTTTGGGAAGTTCAACTCAATTGGCTGGAAGTCCCCTTCTCCATAGTTTCTCGAGCAGATCGAGTTTCATGCCATGGAAGAAAGGAATGGCCGAGATAAACACGGCCCCGGTGCAACAAAAGATGTTGAAGAAGATTTTGTTCACGGTTCCATTATTATCTGCTGGTTGTTCTCTAAATCGGCTCAATGACGGGGAACGGTCGATCTTGAAACAGGGTAACGACGATTTCTGCACGAAAGATGTCGTGCACGACaaattaagagaaaatgaaaagtttatggCTCTTAAGTCCATGCTACCTTCACTTAATGAG ATCAACAAAGTATCGATACTCAACGATACAatcaaatatttgaagatGCTCGAAGCGAGAGTACAAGAGTTGGAAACATGCATGGACTCATTATATTATGAAGAAAGATTCAGAAGGAAATATCTTGACATGGTGGAACAGACATCAGATAACTATGACTATGATAAGATTGAAGGCACCTTAAAACCTTCAACGAACAAGAGAAAAGCCTGTGAAATGGATGAAACTGACCTTAAGCTGAAGAACAACATTCCCAAAGATGGCCTTAAACTAGATGTGAAAGTCACCATGAACGAGCAAGAGGTTCTCGTCGACATGCACTGTCCTTATCGAGAATATATATTGGTCGACGTCATGGATACTTTAAACGACTTGCAACTCGACGCCCACTCGGTTCAATCTTCTGATCGTAATGGCGTTTTCTCCTTGACCCTCAAGTCTAAG TTTCGAGGGATGGTGGCTGCATCTGTTGGGATGGTCAAACTAGCACTTTTGAAAGTTGCCAACAAGAGTTGA
- the LOC111807332 gene encoding transcription factor EGL1-like isoform X1: protein MANGTEICDSEPGFLRKQLAVAVKSIQWSYAIFWSPSIRQHGVLEWCDGYYNGDIKTRKTVQAEDVHVDIMGLHRSEQLRELYKSLLDGENEQRSKKPPASLSPEDLSDAEWYYLVCMSFFFNQGQGLPGRALADDRTIWLCNAQYAESSVFSRSLLAKSASIQTVVCFPYLGGVIELGVTEQVSEDPSLLQHVKDFLLKFSKPICSKKSSSSAYKDDNGKEPMVAKSDNEIVEVLAMENVHGLTAAKFDRKAVNGIQRKNDEFGIDSLDRFSNGCERFHQMVDPLRLEGVEGGASCFRSLQFLDDDFSYGFQDSMNPSDCISEALVNNPEKVSSKGTNDLSLKELQNSNRTKSVSLDPRTDEDLHYKRTIFTILGSSTQLAGSPLLHSFSSRSSFMPWKKGMAEINTAPVQQKMLKKILFTVPLLSAGCSLNRLNDGERSILKQGNDDFCTKDVVHDKLRENEKFMALKSMLPSLNEINKVSILNDTIKYLKMLEARVQELETCMDSLYYEERFRRKYLDMVEQTSDNYDYDKIEGTLKPSTNKRKACEMDETDLKLKNNIPKDGLKLDVKVTMNEQEVLVDMHCPYREYILVDVMDTLNDLQLDAHSVQSSDRNGVFSLTLKSKFRGMVAASVGMVKLALLKVANKS from the exons ATGGCTAATGGAACTGAAATCTGTGATAGCGAACCTGGGTTTCTCCGAAAGCAGCTCGCTGTCGCTGTGAAGAGCATCCAATGGAGCTATGCGATCTTCTGGTCACCGTCGATTAGGCAACATGG GGTACTGGAATGGTGTGATGGCTACTACAATGGAGACATCAAGACGAGGAAGACGGTTCAAGCTGAAGATGTTCATGTCGATATTATGGGCTTACATCGAAGTGAACAATTGAGAGAGCTCTACAAGTCTCTCTTAGACGGTGAAAACGAGCAACGATCGAAAAAGCCTCCCGCCTCTTTGTCTCCTGAAGATCTATCTGATGCTGAATGGTATTACTTGGTTTGCATGtcctttttcttcaatcaaGGCCAAGG TTTGCCTGGAAGAGCGTTAGCTGATGATCGAACTATCTGGTTATGCAATGCTCAATATGCAGAGAGTAGCGTATTCTCCCGCTCCTTGCTTGCGAAG AGTGCATCGATTCAG ACTGTGGTGTGCTTTCCTTACCTTGGCGGCGTTATTGAACTAGGTGTAACCGAGCAG GTTTCGGAGGATCCTAGTCTTCTTCAACATGTCAAAGATTTTTTACTGAAGTTCTCGAAGCCGATATGCTCTAAGAAATCGTCTTCCTCTGCTTATAAAGATGATAATGGTAAAGAACCAATGGTTGCCAAATCTGACAATGAGATTGTTGAAGTTTTGGCTATGGAGAACGTCCACGGTTTGACAGCTGCGAAATTCGACAGGAAGGCAGTAAATGGGATTCAAAGGAAAAACGATGAGTTCGGTATTGATTCTCTTGATCGTTTTTCGAATGGTTGTGAACGATTTCACCAAATGGTCGATCCTTTAAGACTTGAAGGTGTCGAGGGAGGGGCTTCGTGTTTTCGGAGTTTGCAGTTTCTTGATGACGACTTCAGTTACGGTTTTCAAGATTCCATGAATCCTAGTGACTGTATTTCTGAAGCTTTGGTAAATAATCCGGAGAAAGTCTCATCGAAAGGCACGAACGATTTATCTTTGAAAGAGCTTCAAAACTCGAACCGAACTAAATCAGTTTCCTTAGATCCTAGAACTGATGAAGACCTGCACTACAAGAGAACTATCTTCACCATTTTGGGAAGTTCAACTCAATTGGCTGGAAGTCCCCTTCTCCATAGTTTCTCGAGCAGATCGAGTTTCATGCCATGGAAGAAAGGAATGGCCGAGATAAACACGGCCCCGGTGCAACAAAAGATGTTGAAGAAGATTTTGTTCACGGTTCCATTATTATCTGCTGGTTGTTCTCTAAATCGGCTCAATGACGGGGAACGGTCGATCTTGAAACAGGGTAACGACGATTTCTGCACGAAAGATGTCGTGCACGACaaattaagagaaaatgaaaagtttatggCTCTTAAGTCCATGCTACCTTCACTTAATGAG ATCAACAAAGTATCGATACTCAACGATACAatcaaatatttgaagatGCTCGAAGCGAGAGTACAAGAGTTGGAAACATGCATGGACTCATTATATTATGAAGAAAGATTCAGAAGGAAATATCTTGACATGGTGGAACAGACATCAGATAACTATGACTATGATAAGATTGAAGGCACCTTAAAACCTTCAACGAACAAGAGAAAAGCCTGTGAAATGGATGAAACTGACCTTAAGCTGAAGAACAACATTCCCAAAGATGGCCTTAAACTAGATGTGAAAGTCACCATGAACGAGCAAGAGGTTCTCGTCGACATGCACTGTCCTTATCGAGAATATATATTGGTCGACGTCATGGATACTTTAAACGACTTGCAACTCGACGCCCACTCGGTTCAATCTTCTGATCGTAATGGCGTTTTCTCCTTGACCCTCAAGTCTAAG TTTCGAGGGATGGTGGCTGCATCTGTTGGGATGGTCAAACTAGCACTTTTGAAAGTTGCCAACAAGAGTTGA
- the LOC111806586 gene encoding gibberellin 20-oxidase-like protein: MSVSKASVELPILDISQPLSPSSLSLLADACRKWGFFHIKNHGISKDIYNKLHSFSNEIFSLPSETKLKIGPLSSLNTYTPHFIASPFFETLRVSGPNFLASAQSSADSLFNQKSPHQFSEILQEYGDKMTELSRKIIKNILMSLGEGFDTTYHESHFKNCHGYLRINNYTPPETLGEDEEPEGLGMHTDMSCVTIVYQDQTGGLQVKSSAGDWVDIAPCDESESESDSEALVVNIGDLLQAWSNDKLRSSEHRVVLRRPAINRFSIAFFWGFEDEKVVSAPEEVVGDGGKRLYKPFVCSDYLKFRENDERGKFEKVGFTVRDFAGNAITKDFEEK, encoded by the exons ATGTCTGTATCTAAGGCCTCAGTGGAACTCCCCATTTTAGACATTTCTCAGCCATTGTCTccttcttccctttctttgCTAGCTGATGCTTGCAGAAAATGGGGCTTTTTCCATATCAAAAACCATGGAATCTCCAAAGATATCTACAACAAACTCCATTCCTTCTCCAATGAAATTTTCAGCCTCCCTTCTGAAACCAAGCTCAAAATTGGCCCTCTCTCTTCTTTGAACACTTACACTCCCCATTTCATAGCCTCCCCGTTCTTTGAAACTCTCAGAGTCTCTGGTCCTAACTTCTTAGCATCTGCTCAGAGTTCAGCAGATTCCCTCTTTAACCAAAAGAGCCCTCACCAGTTCAG TGAGATATTGCAAGAATATGGAGACAAAATGACAGAGCTATCAAGGAAGATTATAAAGAACATATTGATGAgcttaggggaaggttttgaTACGACATACCATGAATCTCATTTCAAGAATTGCCATGGATATCTGAGAATAAACAATTACACACCTCCAGAAACCTTgggagaagatgaagaaccTGAAGGACTTGGAATGCACACGGATATGAGCTGCGTGACCATCGTGTACCAAGATCAAACAGGTGGTCTGCAAGTGAAATCAAGCGCAGGGGATTGGGTCGATATAGCCCCATGTGATGAATCCGAATCCGAATCCGATTCCGAAGCTCTTGTGGTGAACATTGGCGATCTTCTTCAAGCTTGGAGCAACGACAAGCTTAGGTCGTCTGAACACAGAGTGGTTTTGCGGCGGCCGGCGATCAATCGATTCTCGATTGCATTCTTCTGGGGGTTTGAGGACGAGAAGGTCGTGTCGGCGCCGGAGGAAGTGGTCGGCGACGGCGGTAAGAGACTGTATAAGCCATTTGTTTGCTCGGATTACCTGAAGTTCAGGGAGAATGACGAAAGAGGGAAATTTGAAAAGGTTGGTTTCACTGTGAGAGACTTTGCTGGGAACGCAATTACGAaggattttgaagaaaaataa